One Spea bombifrons isolate aSpeBom1 chromosome 1, aSpeBom1.2.pri, whole genome shotgun sequence DNA window includes the following coding sequences:
- the DIRAS2 gene encoding GTP-binding protein Di-Ras2: MPEQSNDYRVVVFGAGGVGKSSLVLRFVKGTFRESYIPTIEDTYRQVISCDKSICTLQITDTTGSHQFPAMQRLSISKGHAFILVYSITSRQSLEELKPIYEQICQIKGDVESIPIMLVGNKSDESQNRELESSEGEAIAKKWKCAFMETSAKMNHNVKELFQELLNLEKRRTVSLQIDGKKSKQQKRKEKLKGKCVVM, encoded by the coding sequence ATGCCAGAACAAAGTAATGACTACAGGGTGGTTGTGTTTGGAGCTGGAGGTGTAGGTAAAAGTTCCTTAGTGTTGCGGTTTGTGAAAGGCACATTCagagaaagctacataccaaccATTGAAGATACCTACAGGCAGGTGATCAGCTGTGATAAAAGTATATGTACTTTACAAATAACTGACACCACAGGGAGCCATCAGTTTCCAGCCATGCAGCGCCTGTCCATATCAAAAGGACATGCTTTTATTTTGGTCTATTCCATCACCAGCAGACAATCTTTGGAGGAACTGAAGCCAATCTATGAACAGATTTGTCAGATCAAAGGGGATGTGGAGAGTATCCCCATAATGCTAGTTGGAAATAAGAGTGATGAAAGCCAAAACAGAGAACTAGAAAGCTCAGAAGGTGAAGCAATAGCAAAAAAGTGGAAATGTGCCTTCATGGAAACCTCTGCCAAGATGAACCACAATGTCAAAGAGCTCTTCCAGGAGCTTCTGAATCTTGAGAAGCGCAGGACTGTAAGTCTACAGATAGATGGTAAGAAGAGCAAGCagcagaaaagaaaagaaaaacttaaGGGGAAATGTGTCGTCATGTAG